A single genomic interval of Hafnia alvei harbors:
- a CDS encoding T6SS effector BTH_I2691 family protein — MANSSDNVISAKPCTSAKGRIPLIPIRYGIVPKKIGDTQQYAWSGCGFSLEEGFTGIAELHCSKYTLRALREGYVYTYIASPKKGKKLIIHEHQGNGIYQEILVQNLEQYNARDAYASGNTSHNIWIEADATEVWVGYSPHLWTKAKVEDILNSIASRQRFMQPVDPAELVDGGGSYSTQKNILPLAALEQWVEEYKPEGKRIDMTWSQGENYTPDLYTLKAMAGYFKQYNPKAPAVIALLDAEGIGIDVGSIAKLYAHQTTDVKAQDNGSKLPLALQLDVKKLQEPSAEFHRKNVISELIFNTLISLSASEGDKSLVNGMRDVAHYISLTEEQHCKAGFRFAKRINQPLYIKFLQDKQEIEYELEKLLERVDWAAIDHHSWLKTLAKYYEDNRLSIASSFMSYDRDFKASAYSLELSTAMIIDGAGFPLAGREDKDPRSGLLLTWINDVNSPLNQALFAYKPFEKDASTAGGLLAASDLVIQDISKKISFMQATSGTDIIAKNIQTTLLKLVKGSKSWGKTISIAKRVEQAIEENNPAKLLGALRSRYNIISEVIETVPAIKNLTVLTESNMLEISANTKTTAERGPYKRDLKVISETEIHAKYNENYVAGKYSTQFSVGFVSTGLLIFASIYLFSALKTCQENPTMINISSFVAAGLGELAAVNAALVSIKNLVIRKNLDNGIAFAGEYYIKGIPQLLVSKGAGMIFGWGAILFTFITDLMKTGKSKTDGKNFRLWSAITIAVGSSVIMKAASLTSVLAFIPMIGWIIIGITLFAVGIWLGLEADERNHTPYEAWVNRTEFGMLIPDENVDEDLTYWGSPSEALQEYFNVRYKPILVDATLAKYLKCPDVYSQWRTKESYGRIVGMAPPIFVIYFPDYLKNVSDIRVIPDDSDYLIEEVSQTNAGILLRFTKKDSEKAIGSAVLDLKYQPNTGVMNEMFIISENKMAPDVYTQHIPY, encoded by the coding sequence GTGGCTAATTCTAGTGATAATGTTATTTCAGCTAAACCCTGTACCAGCGCCAAAGGCAGGATCCCGCTTATTCCCATTCGCTATGGCATTGTGCCTAAAAAAATAGGAGACACACAGCAATATGCTTGGAGCGGGTGCGGGTTTTCTCTCGAAGAAGGTTTTACCGGAATTGCTGAACTGCATTGTTCAAAATATACCCTGCGGGCGCTCCGTGAGGGCTACGTTTACACTTATATCGCCTCCCCCAAAAAAGGCAAAAAGCTCATTATTCATGAGCACCAAGGCAACGGAATATATCAGGAAATCCTAGTACAAAACTTAGAGCAGTACAACGCGCGTGATGCCTATGCCAGCGGCAATACAAGCCACAATATTTGGATTGAGGCCGATGCCACTGAGGTTTGGGTGGGATATAGCCCTCATCTTTGGACTAAGGCCAAGGTCGAAGACATATTAAACAGCATTGCTTCACGCCAGCGATTTATGCAGCCCGTCGATCCTGCGGAGTTGGTCGATGGTGGTGGCTCATACTCTACACAAAAAAACATCCTGCCACTGGCCGCCTTAGAACAGTGGGTGGAAGAGTATAAACCTGAAGGAAAAAGGATCGACATGACATGGAGCCAAGGTGAAAACTACACACCCGATCTCTATACGCTAAAAGCCATGGCCGGTTATTTTAAACAATATAATCCAAAGGCCCCTGCGGTTATTGCCCTGTTAGATGCCGAAGGCATCGGTATTGATGTGGGTTCTATTGCCAAACTGTATGCACATCAAACAACCGATGTAAAAGCCCAAGATAATGGTTCTAAGCTGCCATTAGCGCTTCAGTTAGATGTTAAAAAGCTGCAAGAGCCCAGCGCAGAGTTTCACCGTAAAAACGTTATCAGCGAATTGATATTTAATACCTTGATTAGCCTAAGTGCCTCTGAAGGAGATAAGTCGCTGGTGAATGGAATGCGTGATGTTGCACATTATATATCTCTAACTGAAGAGCAGCATTGTAAAGCTGGCTTTCGATTTGCCAAGCGAATAAATCAGCCACTATATATAAAGTTTCTGCAAGACAAACAAGAGATTGAGTATGAATTAGAAAAACTACTTGAGAGGGTCGATTGGGCTGCAATTGACCATCATTCATGGCTAAAAACGTTAGCGAAATATTATGAAGACAATCGGCTATCCATCGCCAGCTCATTCATGTCCTACGATCGCGACTTCAAGGCGTCTGCATATTCTCTAGAGCTTTCCACAGCAATGATTATTGACGGAGCTGGATTTCCACTTGCCGGACGTGAGGATAAAGATCCACGTAGTGGGTTGTTGTTGACTTGGATTAATGATGTTAACAGTCCATTGAATCAGGCACTATTCGCTTATAAACCCTTTGAAAAAGATGCGAGCACCGCAGGAGGATTATTGGCGGCATCTGATTTAGTCATTCAGGACATTTCTAAAAAAATCAGTTTTATGCAAGCAACTAGTGGCACGGATATTATAGCCAAAAACATTCAGACTACATTACTGAAATTGGTGAAAGGAAGTAAGTCTTGGGGGAAAACCATTAGCATAGCTAAGCGAGTAGAACAGGCCATTGAGGAAAATAATCCAGCCAAATTGTTAGGCGCCCTTCGTAGCCGCTACAACATTATTAGTGAAGTCATCGAAACAGTGCCTGCTATAAAAAATCTTACGGTATTGACTGAGAGTAATATGCTTGAGATATCAGCCAATACGAAAACAACTGCAGAGCGTGGCCCCTATAAGCGAGACTTAAAAGTTATCTCAGAAACAGAGATTCATGCAAAATATAATGAAAACTATGTTGCAGGGAAATATAGCACACAGTTCAGCGTAGGTTTTGTATCCACAGGACTACTAATTTTTGCAAGCATTTACCTATTCAGTGCTCTAAAAACATGTCAAGAAAACCCCACCATGATTAACATAAGCAGTTTTGTGGCTGCCGGGTTAGGGGAATTAGCTGCAGTAAATGCAGCATTAGTATCAATAAAAAACTTAGTCATACGCAAGAACCTAGATAATGGTATTGCTTTCGCAGGAGAGTACTATATAAAGGGAATCCCTCAATTGCTCGTATCAAAAGGAGCTGGAATGATTTTCGGTTGGGGGGCAATCCTCTTTACTTTTATTACAGATCTTATGAAAACAGGAAAAAGCAAGACAGATGGAAAAAACTTTCGCTTATGGTCAGCTATAACTATAGCTGTTGGTTCCAGTGTTATTATGAAGGCGGCTAGCTTAACTTCTGTACTAGCATTTATACCTATGATTGGATGGATAATTATTGGTATAACATTATTTGCTGTTGGTATATGGCTTGGGTTAGAAGCGGATGAACGAAATCACACACCTTATGAAGCCTGGGTGAATCGTACAGAGTTTGGGATGTTAATACCAGACGAAAATGTCGATGAAGATCTAACGTATTGGGGCTCTCCGAGTGAAGCATTGCAAGAATACTTTAACGTTCGTTATAAACCTATCCTAGTTGATGCAACCTTAGCAAAATATCTAAAATGCCCAGACGTTTATTCTCAGTGGCGTACAAAAGAAAGCTATGGGCGCATAGTTGGAATGGCTCCACCAATATTCGTTATTTATTTTCCTGATTATCTAAAAAATGTCAGTGACATTAGGGTTATTCCTGATGATAGTGATTATCTCATAGAAGAGGTGTCCCAAACAAATGCTGGAATTCTTTTACGCTTCACTAAAAAAGACTCAGAAAAAGCAATAGGCAGTGCGGTTTTGGACTTAAAATACCAACCAAATACTGGTGTCATGAATGAAATGTTCATCATCTCAGAAAACAAAATGGCACCTGATGTATATACACAACACATACCATATTAA
- a CDS encoding DUF4123 domain-containing protein, protein MAPYRKKHSAAIWLGEQELRSSLSHDSRYLLLQPGVIERLTYAGLHQHNDFFPPFPKLIELIKQNDPFVQYHWVWENTRYDREREKGPILINVTDNPTTLEQFIVHWGKFNGGIIICSEQPVDILLSHLVSVSTLLMSNGHSVRFNWLPNSLGDIFSVLITKKINALIGPLKNIYFHQTNHISSAWCHYSSTHDETGYTPILRLTTREIKYISLIKNQKNDESLAKDLLAHSGSDKKYYPRVLSLINTCQHQLQRFNIKQHEHVQRFIQVFFSYMKKMNDERFACVLANQQQTVIDRLDALELLLHAPLKFYSSEYFYQQLISDWLLIPENKHCYFYDGAAAVIKLYHPPEQYFNDNVVREQFLQRCGTSMSLAKHIAQNNLPPLSVRREAQLLLSGDLFRG, encoded by the coding sequence ATGGCGCCATATAGGAAAAAGCATAGCGCGGCTATATGGCTAGGAGAGCAAGAACTTCGTTCAAGCTTAAGCCATGACTCGCGTTATTTACTTCTCCAGCCTGGTGTTATTGAGCGCTTAACCTACGCAGGTTTACATCAGCACAACGATTTTTTTCCTCCATTTCCTAAACTGATTGAACTGATAAAACAAAACGATCCATTTGTTCAATACCATTGGGTTTGGGAAAATACTCGTTATGATCGAGAGCGGGAAAAAGGCCCCATATTAATCAACGTTACGGATAATCCAACCACGTTAGAACAGTTCATCGTGCATTGGGGAAAGTTTAACGGCGGTATTATTATTTGCAGCGAGCAACCTGTTGACATATTGCTCTCTCATCTTGTGTCTGTATCCACATTATTAATGAGCAATGGCCATAGCGTTCGTTTTAATTGGCTACCTAATTCTTTGGGCGACATATTTAGCGTTTTAATTACTAAAAAAATAAATGCTCTCATCGGCCCATTAAAGAATATCTATTTCCACCAGACTAATCATATCTCATCGGCTTGGTGTCATTATTCATCAACGCATGACGAAACTGGTTACACTCCAATACTTAGACTTACCACTCGGGAAATAAAATATATTTCATTAATTAAAAACCAAAAAAACGATGAGTCATTAGCTAAAGATTTACTCGCTCACTCAGGCAGCGATAAAAAATATTATCCGCGTGTATTATCACTGATAAATACCTGTCAGCATCAGCTACAAAGATTTAATATCAAGCAACATGAGCATGTACAGCGCTTTATTCAAGTGTTTTTTTCTTATATGAAAAAAATGAACGATGAGCGTTTTGCATGCGTGTTGGCAAACCAGCAACAAACCGTTATTGATCGGCTTGATGCACTGGAATTATTGTTGCATGCACCCTTGAAATTTTACTCTAGTGAATATTTTTATCAGCAACTAATCAGTGATTGGCTGCTTATACCTGAAAATAAACACTGTTATTTTTATGATGGTGCCGCTGCAGTGATAAAGCTCTATCACCCACCGGAGCAATATTTTAATGATAACGTGGTGCGCGAACAGTTTTTACAACGCTGTGGCACATCGATGTCTTTAGCTAAGCATATTGCACAAAATAATCTTCCGCCATTGTCAGTGCGCAGAGAAGCGCAGTTATTACTTTCAGGAGATCTCTTTCGTGGCTAA
- the tssI gene encoding type VI secretion system tip protein TssI/VgrG produces the protein MTRKTGLFFSCKVGGFTDDTFDVAEFHLYEKLSELFTLKLTLVSKHNDIDLDQQLLQTASLTIKVNEAEQRTISGVVASAERGDSGFRRTFYYLTIRPEMWIMSLNQDSRIYQQQSVPDILHSLLQQNNVQSNCTQLQDAHSTREYVTQKRESAYDFFKRLSAEEGITYWFDDKGLCYSDSHLGMLVATTLTYNPHPQSAIQGDIIHSVRFGAHMRPEQTTQKDRNYHRPSYALKHQASAKHGGKHSVFESYGRFQQDAEAEPFTRYRIEQLQSDSQLGIASSNCIKLMPGRIFIIAEHPVESMNDRWQIVSVDHHGKMPESLEEEDNGEGTTLTNQLMFVPGRNDWRPDYRYKPLADGDEIATVVGPAGEEIYVNEDGCIRVYFHWDRYGKADEKASCWVRVSQAWNGNGFGVMAIPRIGQEVIVSYLNGDIDRPIVTGCTYNGKNHPPYALPGNKTKMVLRSKTYKGGGYNELSFEDATDNEQVYLRAQKNQLISVNNDETIQIGHDRTESVGNDEIVSITHDRKSNTGHDETWSIGHDRRTTVTQDDYLVINRNQKIEISKDYISNIGNHRKEQVTANYQIDTGGNHMHRVVGESLHDASKKLQQKSPQIALDASEKIVLRGPAGKITLDAKGITLEGNIFLKGPVAATPGAAPSFSGATQASPEEGKPFDDLCSMQPDGSCPLDDCPCDKGDK, from the coding sequence ATGACACGGAAGACAGGATTATTTTTCAGTTGCAAGGTCGGCGGGTTCACAGACGATACCTTTGACGTAGCGGAGTTTCATCTATATGAGAAACTCAGTGAGCTATTTACTTTAAAGCTGACCTTAGTCAGCAAGCACAACGATATTGATTTAGACCAACAGCTTTTACAAACGGCTTCATTGACAATTAAAGTCAATGAAGCCGAACAACGAACGATATCAGGCGTAGTGGCCAGCGCCGAACGTGGCGATTCAGGGTTTAGAAGAACGTTCTACTATCTCACTATCCGCCCTGAAATGTGGATAATGAGTCTGAATCAAGATAGCCGGATATACCAACAACAATCCGTACCCGATATTTTGCATTCACTGCTTCAGCAGAATAATGTGCAGTCAAATTGCACCCAATTACAAGATGCTCATTCAACCCGAGAATATGTAACTCAAAAGCGAGAATCTGCCTACGACTTCTTTAAACGCCTATCCGCAGAAGAAGGGATCACATATTGGTTTGATGACAAAGGGCTATGCTACAGCGACAGCCACTTGGGTATGCTGGTTGCCACCACCTTAACCTACAATCCTCATCCCCAGAGCGCAATTCAAGGCGATATCATCCACTCCGTGCGATTCGGCGCCCATATGCGACCGGAACAAACGACACAAAAAGATCGTAACTACCACCGTCCCTCCTATGCGCTAAAACATCAAGCTAGCGCCAAACACGGTGGAAAACATTCCGTATTCGAAAGCTACGGAAGATTTCAACAAGATGCTGAAGCCGAGCCCTTCACGCGCTACCGTATTGAGCAACTACAATCAGATTCACAGCTAGGGATAGCCAGCTCTAACTGCATAAAACTCATGCCTGGCCGAATTTTTATAATCGCTGAACACCCCGTTGAGTCAATGAACGACCGTTGGCAAATTGTGTCGGTAGATCATCATGGGAAAATGCCAGAATCTTTGGAAGAAGAAGACAATGGAGAAGGGACTACCCTCACTAATCAACTTATGTTTGTTCCTGGCCGCAATGATTGGCGACCAGACTATCGATATAAACCTTTAGCCGACGGTGATGAAATCGCAACGGTTGTAGGGCCTGCCGGCGAAGAAATTTACGTTAATGAAGATGGCTGCATCCGTGTTTATTTTCACTGGGATCGTTATGGAAAAGCAGACGAAAAAGCCTCTTGCTGGGTCCGCGTATCACAGGCATGGAATGGAAATGGATTTGGTGTGATGGCTATCCCACGCATCGGGCAAGAGGTTATCGTTTCATATTTAAATGGCGATATCGACCGCCCCATCGTAACAGGCTGCACTTACAACGGCAAAAACCACCCGCCTTACGCGCTCCCCGGCAATAAAACCAAAATGGTGTTGCGAAGCAAAACCTACAAAGGCGGTGGTTATAACGAACTTTCTTTCGAAGATGCCACCGATAATGAACAGGTTTATCTACGGGCCCAAAAAAATCAGCTTATATCGGTCAATAACGATGAGACCATTCAAATCGGCCACGATCGTACAGAATCCGTCGGCAATGATGAAATAGTGAGTATCACTCACGATCGCAAAAGCAATACTGGCCATGACGAGACTTGGAGTATTGGGCACGATCGCCGCACTACCGTTACACAAGATGATTACCTTGTGATTAATCGCAACCAAAAAATAGAAATCAGTAAAGATTACATTTCAAATATTGGGAATCATCGAAAAGAACAGGTAACGGCTAATTATCAGATAGATACTGGCGGCAATCATATGCACCGTGTTGTGGGTGAATCCCTACATGACGCCAGCAAGAAACTGCAACAAAAAAGCCCACAAATAGCCCTCGATGCCAGTGAAAAAATCGTTCTTCGCGGCCCTGCAGGGAAAATCACGCTAGATGCCAAAGGCATAACCCTAGAGGGAAACATATTTCTCAAAGGCCCTGTCGCCGCTACGCCAGGCGCAGCCCCCTCGTTTTCAGGTGCGACACAAGCATCCCCCGAAGAGGGGAAACCATTTGACGATCTCTGCTCCATGCAGCCCGACGGTAGTTGTCCATTGGATGACTGTCCATGTGACAAAGGGGATAAATAA
- a CDS encoding type VI secretion system baseplate subunit TssF, which yields MSFYHANGEILKAQLPPIVCQYLSWSPDASSVSANQIINTSESIPYELAVTNITPCSNSYFGVTNSHQHWRLLSLLSLNYLALRQVETLKELLRLFDFHPSNLSQSNIIQRCIDGIVSVDANPLDWLVKGNSHRGIAITLILDPVCYPNLGEMYQFATALCYALSISQSTNSFIHMDVINQQTNEQWHIGHVQGHHPML from the coding sequence ATTAGCTTTTATCATGCTAATGGCGAAATATTAAAAGCTCAGCTACCACCGATTGTTTGCCAGTATCTCAGTTGGTCACCAGATGCCTCTTCGGTCAGCGCCAATCAAATAATCAATACCAGCGAAAGCATCCCTTATGAACTGGCTGTAACAAATATCACTCCATGCTCGAATAGCTATTTTGGTGTTACCAACAGCCATCAGCATTGGCGATTACTGTCTCTGTTATCTCTTAACTATTTGGCACTACGACAGGTAGAAACACTGAAAGAACTACTGCGCCTATTTGACTTCCACCCCAGTAATTTAAGCCAAAGTAATATTATCCAGCGTTGCATTGATGGAATTGTATCTGTTGATGCTAATCCGTTAGATTGGTTAGTTAAAGGCAATTCACATCGAGGTATTGCGATCACATTAATCCTAGACCCCGTCTGCTATCCCAACCTCGGCGAAATGTACCAGTTTGCAACCGCACTATGCTACGCGCTTTCAATAAGCCAAAGCACCAACAGTTTTATCCATATGGACGTCATTAACCAGCAAACAAATGAGCAATGGCATATTGGTCATGTTCAAGGCCACCACCCTATGCTGTAA
- a CDS encoding IS3 family transposase (programmed frameshift) codes for MTGRNRRNFSPEFRLEAAQLVLDQHYTVAAAATAMNIGKSTMDKWVRQLKEERAGKSPIASPMTPEQIEIRELKKRIQRVEMERDILKKGYRALDVRLPEQFSLVEKLRARFPVAVVCNVFGVHRSSYKYWRQPKKPDATRVTLLSLIRESYRESKGSAGARNIAAMVTTKGVKLSRWRATKLMKELNLISCQQPGHRYKKASKEHVEIPNYLERQFAVTEPNQVWCGDVTYIWTGKRWAYLAVVLDLFSRKPVGWAMSFFPDSALTGKALSMAWEAQGKPANLLYHSDQGSHYTSRNFRLLLWRYQIKQSLSRRGNCWDNSPMERFFRSLKTEWVPEYGYVNFSEASTAITNYITGYYSQLRPHQYNGGLTPNESERLFWKNSKDVASFA; via the exons ATGACCGGACGTAACAGACGTAATTTTAGCCCCGAGTTTCGCCTCGAAGCTGCCCAGCTTGTACTCGATCAGCATTACACCGTTGCCGCCGCTGCCACGGCAATGAATATCGGCAAATCCACGATGGATAAGTGGGTCCGCCAGTTGAAAGAAGAAAGAGCGGGAAAATCACCCATAGCTTCACCAATGACACCCGAGCAGATTGAAATACGTGAGCTGAAGAAAAGAATTCAACGCGTTGAAATGGAAAGAGATATATTAAAAAAGG GCTACCGCGCTCTTGATGTCAGACTCCCTGAACAGTTCTCATTAGTTGAGAAACTCAGAGCGCGGTTTCCCGTTGCCGTTGTGTGCAATGTGTTTGGGGTTCATCGCAGCAGCTATAAATACTGGCGGCAGCCAAAGAAGCCTGATGCCACACGTGTGACATTACTCAGTCTTATTCGTGAAAGTTATCGCGAAAGTAAAGGCTCCGCAGGTGCACGTAATATTGCCGCAATGGTCACCACTAAGGGCGTAAAACTGAGCCGCTGGCGGGCAACAAAGCTAATGAAAGAACTTAATCTCATCAGCTGTCAGCAGCCTGGCCATCGATATAAGAAGGCGTCTAAGGAACACGTTGAGATCCCCAATTATTTGGAACGCCAGTTTGCAGTAACAGAGCCTAATCAGGTTTGGTGCGGTGATGTGACTTATATCTGGACGGGTAAACGCTGGGCTTATTTAGCCGTTGTGCTTGATCTGTTTTCCCGTAAACCGGTTGGCTGGGCGATGTCATTTTTCCCGGACTCTGCATTGACAGGTAAAGCGCTGTCCATGGCCTGGGAAGCACAAGGAAAACCCGCTAATTTGCTGTATCACTCGGATCAAGGTAGCCACTATACCAGCAGGAATTTCAGACTGTTACTGTGGCGATATCAGATAAAACAAAGCCTGAGTCGCAGGGGGAATTGTTGGGATAATAGTCCAATGGAACGGTTCTTCAGAAGCCTGAAAACAGAATGGGTGCCGGAATATGGATACGTAAACTTCAGCGAAGCCAGCACAGCGATAACAAATTACATCACGGGATATTACAGCCAGCTCAGGCCTCATCAATATAATGGTGGTTTGACGCCGAATGAATCAGAACGATTGTTCTGGAAAAACTCTAAAGACGTGGCCAGTTTTGCTTGA
- a CDS encoding type VI secretion system baseplate subunit TssF, with translation MNSLEYYFRSEMEYLHQRGIDVSKNHSNLASFLANSNDPDVKRLLSGFAFLTGGLRKKIEDGVPEITHHLLEKIWPTPLRPIPATSIASFYSESIDTIHTQYGSCDIPAASQIYTRSDTHRINFNTIHDLHIEPVTLEKKSLVREPDRNEITLSFVYHGSDLTWKCGEISLFLGAERECASLLNLWISSYLDKTYITINKIKKSINLAIKTFRHSARNGVQTSGTERFWPLNPLIEYFYHPHIHNFVTLDLSLDYSEINFDKDKYFDITFSFSKLLPIDNIEQAFIPHCVPIINIDKYQTSKIISPPDQHTCSLTNHHVYKILSIQAI, from the coding sequence ATGAATTCACTGGAATATTATTTCCGTTCTGAAATGGAGTATTTACATCAGCGTGGAATCGATGTATCTAAAAATCATTCAAATTTAGCCTCATTCCTCGCTAATAGTAATGACCCCGATGTAAAGAGGTTGCTCTCTGGTTTCGCTTTTTTAACTGGTGGATTAAGAAAAAAAATTGAAGATGGTGTGCCAGAAATCACACATCATTTATTAGAGAAAATTTGGCCCACGCCACTCAGACCGATTCCAGCAACAAGTATTGCCAGCTTTTATTCCGAATCAATTGATACTATTCATACTCAATATGGTTCATGTGATATTCCTGCTGCTAGCCAAATTTACACGCGGAGTGACACTCATCGCATAAATTTCAACACCATACATGATCTGCATATAGAACCTGTCACTCTTGAGAAAAAGAGCCTAGTGAGAGAACCAGATAGAAACGAAATTACGCTGTCATTTGTTTATCATGGTAGTGATTTAACGTGGAAGTGTGGGGAGATATCACTTTTCCTAGGAGCAGAAAGAGAATGTGCTTCCCTGTTAAATTTATGGATATCATCCTATCTAGATAAAACCTATATAACTATAAATAAAATAAAAAAATCAATTAACTTAGCCATAAAAACGTTCAGGCATTCAGCAAGAAATGGAGTGCAGACATCAGGAACTGAGCGTTTCTGGCCGTTAAATCCTTTAATTGAGTATTTTTATCATCCTCATATTCATAATTTTGTCACGTTAGACTTATCATTAGATTACAGTGAAATTAATTTTGATAAAGATAAATATTTTGATATTACATTTAGCTTCAGCAAGCTATTACCCATAGATAATATTGAACAAGCATTTATTCCTCATTGTGTTCCCATTATTAATATAGACAAATACCAAACATCTAAAATAATATCCCCGCCAGATCAGCATACTTGTAGTCTAACCAATCATCACGTATATAAAATTTTATCCATACAAGCTATTTAG